In a single window of the Mus musculus strain C57BL/6J chromosome 6, GRCm38.p6 C57BL/6J genome:
- the Tmem106b gene encoding transmembrane protein 106B, which yields MGKSLSHLPLHSNKEDGYDGVTSTDNMRNGLVSSEVHNEDGRNGDVSQFPYVEFTGRDSVTCPTCQGTGRIPRGQENQLVALIPYSDQRLRPRRTKLYVMASVFVCLLLSGLAVFFLFPRSIEVKYIGVKSAYVSYDAEKRTIYLNITNTLNITNNNYYSVEVENITAQVQFSKTVIGKARLNNITNIGPLDMKQIDYTVPTVIAEEMSYMYDFCTLLSIKVHNIVLMMQVTVTTAYFGHSEQISQERYQYVDCGRNTTYQLAQSEYLNVLQPQQ from the exons ATGGGAAAGTCTCTTTCTCACTTACCTTTGCATTCAAATAAAGAAGATGGCTATGATGGCGTTACATCGACAGACAATATGAGAAATGGATTGGTTAGCAGTGAAGTGCACAACGAAGACGGAAGAAATGGAGATGTCTCTCAGTTCCCATATGTGGAATTTACTGGAAGAGATAGTGTCACTTGTCCCACTTGCCAAGGAACAGGAAGAATTCCTAGGG GACAAGAAAACCAACTGGTGGCATTGATTCCATATAGTGATCAGCGGTTACGGCCAAGAAGAAC aAAGCTGTATGTGATGGCGTCTGTGTTTGTCTGCCTGCTCCTGTCTGGATTGgctgtgttttttcttttccctcgATCTATTGAGGTGAAGTACATTGGAGTAAAATCAGCCTATGTCAGCTACGACGCTGAAAAGCGAaccatatatttaaatatcacG AACACACTAAATATAACAAATAATAACTATTATTCTGTTGAAGTTGAAAACATCACTGCTCAAGTCCAGTTTTCAAAAACCGTGATTGGAAAGGCTCGTTTAAACAACATAACTAACATTGGCCCACTTGATATGAAGCAG ATTGATTATACGGTACCCACAGTTATTGCAGAGGAAATGAGTTACATGTA TGATTTCTGTACACTGCTCTCCATCAAAGTGCACAACATAGTACTCATGATGCA AGTTACTGTAACAACAGCATACTTTGGACACTCTGAGCAGATATCTCAGGAAAGGTACCAGTATGTCGACTGTGGAAGGAACACGACTTACCAGTTGGCCCAGTCTGAGTATCTAAATGTCCTTCAGCCACAACAATAA